One region of Astyanax mexicanus isolate ESR-SI-001 chromosome 15, AstMex3_surface, whole genome shotgun sequence genomic DNA includes:
- the sec24c gene encoding protein transport protein Sec24C isoform X4 produces MNVNQQPHMASPYGQPQPGYQGYPQSGYGGQQVPGGYPAQFAPYNGPASAYQPGPPQGVRGPPTSGAPPVSAAQAYSQFGQGEVQNGPPAMGPPPQRSPVSQPYSQGAMNLTGPQPQYNQQFGAPPTSMQQMTTQMAGMQVGSTVPSPAGPGYAPPTISQAPVSAAYTPSDPSSYAPTPTVPSQPPPAERVPQSTPSQPYYGAPAQQPFPTAAPPFSAPGPAQAPAPPLASQQSFPQGPPPSQPPFSSAPPQAPPTASYGGPLPPVQAPHPRAPPPTSQPSAFPGGPPPTSTPSQYPGPPMPQQSPVSQPSPFHSGPPPLPTTAGGFPPQGGAPPRPLHPGMQGPPLASQGPLMSQANHVAPPQPGMLPGQPTAGMAGPPPPQQPGMQGYPPQQNGAFGQVRGPQPGYAGQYPGQQNYGAAPPAQAPAPSAPKRLDPDSIPSPIQVIEDDKANKGSEPFVTGVRGQAPPLVTTNFQVKDQGNASPRFIRCTSYNMPCTSDMAKQSQVPLAAVIKPLATLPPDEIPPYIVDHGEGGPIRCNRCKAYMCPYMQFIEGGRRFQCGFCSCVTEVPPHYFQHLDHTGKRVDCCDRPELSMGSYEFMATVDYCKNNKIPQPPAFIFLIDVSYNAVKNGMVRMVCQELKTLLDYLPRENPDVQSNIRVGFVTYNKVLHFYNVKASLAQPQMMVVSDVADMFVPLLDGFLVNVSESRVVIESLLDQIPDMFADTRETETVFGPVIQAGLEALKAADCAGKLFVFHSSLPIAEAPGKLKNREDKKLVGTDKEKSLFQPQISFYANLAKECVTQGCCVDLFLFPNQYVDVATLGVVPTSTGGSVYKYTYFQAQSDQERFLNDLRKDVQKPMGFDAVMRVRTSTGIRATDFFGSFYMSNTTDVELAGLDCDKTVTVEFRHDDKLSEETGALMQCAVLYTSCTGQRRLRIHNMAVNCCAQLADLYRNCETDTIINYFAKYAYRSILNNPTKNVRDSLVNQCAQILACYRKNCASPSSAGQLILPECMKLLPVYLNCVLKSDVLHPGADVSLDDRAYLRQLVSAMDVTESHVFFYPRLLPVHKLDVESDALPVAIRDSEERLSKGGVYLLETGLNLFLWVGANAQQELLQNIFGTPAFSQIDPSMTSLPVLENPYSKRLREIIESFRMQRSRYMKLMVVKQEDKLELIFKHFLVEDKNNSGGASYVDFLCHMHKEIRQLLS; encoded by the exons ATGAATGTTAACCAGCAACCTCACATGGCCTCTCCTTATGGGCAGCCGCAGCCTGGCTACCAAGGCTACCCTCAGTCTGGTTATGGGGGCCAGCAAGTGCCAGGTGGTTATCCAGCCCAATTTGCGCCATACAATGGCCCAGCTTCTGCCTACCAACCAGGCCCACCTCAAG GTGTTAGAGGACCCCCCACCTCTGGAGCACCCCCAGTGTCTGCTGCTCAGGCATATTCACAGTTTGGCCAGGGTGAAGTACAGAATGGACCGCCAGCAATGGGTCCCCCGCCACAGAG GTCGCCAGTGTCTCAGCCATACAGTCAAGGAGCGATGAACCTCACTGGTCCTCAGCCTCAATATAACCAGCAGTTTGGTGCACCACCAACCAGTATGCAGCAGATGACCACTCAAATGGCAGGCATGCAGGTTGGATCCACCGTACCTTCTCCTGCAGGCCCAGGCTATG cTCCTCCCACAATCTCCCAGGCTCCTGTTTCTGCTGCTTACACACCTTCAGACCCTTCTTCTTATGCCCCCACACCTACTGTCCCCTCTCAGCCCCCACCAGCTGAGAGAGTGCCTCAGAGTACACCTTCTCAGCCCTACTATGGAGCACCTGCTCAGCAGCCTTTCCCAACTGCAGCCCCACCTTTCTCCGCTCCTGGTCCTGCCCAGGCCCCTGCTCCACCTCTTGCCTCACAACAATCTTTCCCTCAAGGCCCTCCTCCCTCTCAACCACCGTTTTCTTCAGCACCACCCCAAGCTCCTCCGACTGCGTCGTATGGTGGTCCGCTTCCCCCTGTGCAGGCGCCTCACCCTAGGGCACCACCTCCTACTTCACAGCCTTCTGCATTCCCTGGAGGACCCCCACCCACCTCGACTCCGTCTCAATATCCAGGACCACCCATGCCACAACAGTCTCCTGTGTCCCAGCCCTCACCTTTCCACTCAGGACCTCCTCCTCTACCCACCACTGCTGGTGGGTTTCCTCCCCAAGGAGGTGCTCCTCCCAGGCCCCTGCACCCAGGGATGCAGGGTCCCCCTCTGGCCTCTCAGGGACCTCTGATGTCCCAAGCAAACCATGTAGCTCCCCCACAGCCTGGTATGCTGCCTGGGCAACCCACAGCTGGTATGGCcggaccaccaccaccacaacagCCAGGAATGCAGGGCTATCCACCACAGCAGAATG GGGCTTTTGGGCAGGTGAGAGGTCCACAACCTGGCTATGCCGGACAGTATCCTGGACAGCAGAATTATGGGGCTGCACCTCCTGCACAGGCTCCTGCACCCTCTGCACCAAAGAGACTTGACCCAGACTCCATCCCCAGCCCG ATTCAGGTGATTGAGGATGACAAAGCAAACAAAGGTAGTGAGCCTTTTGTCACAGGGGTCAGAGGTCAAGCCCCTCCTCTTGTCACTACTAACTTTCAAGTTAAAGATCAAG GAAATGCAAGTCCACGGTTCATCCGATGCACATCCTATAACATGCCCTGCACCTCAGACATGGCCAAACAGTCCCAGGTGCCCTTGGCTGCAGTAATCAAGCCCCTGGCTACTCTGCCTCCAGATGAA ATTCCCCCATATATAGTGGACCATGGAGAAGGTGGTCCTATTCGCTGTAACCGCTGTAAGGCCTACATGTGTCCCTACATGCAGTTCATTGAGGGCGGCCGACGCTTCCAGTGTGGTTTCTGCAGCTGCGTCACAGAGG TGCCTCCCCATTACTTCCAGCATCTGGACCACACAGGGAAGCGTGTAGACTGCTGTGACCGACCAGAACTCTCTATGGGCAGCTATGAGTTTATGGCCACAGTGGATTACTGTAAG AACAACAAGATTCCCCAGCCCCCTGCTTTTATCTTCTTGATCGATGTGTCATATAATGCTGTGAAAAACGGCATGGTGAGAATGGTATGCCAGGAGCTCAAGACCCTGTTGGACTATTTGCCCAG AGAAAACCCTGATGTGCAATCCAATATACGAGTGGGCTTTGTAACCTACAACAAAGTACTGCATTTCTATAACGTGAAAGCATCTCTGGCCCAGCCTCAGATGATGGTGGTCTCGGATGTAGCGGACATGTTCGTACCCCTCTTGGATGGATTTCTTGTTAATGTGTCCGAGTCTAGGGTTGTGATCGAGAG TTTGCTGGATCAAATACCCGACATGTTTGCAGACACTCGGGAGACAGAGACCGTGTTTGGCCCTGTTATCCAAGCAGGGCTTGAAGCACTTAAG GCTGCTGACTGTGCTGGAAAGCTCTTTGTCTTCCACTCCTCTCTGCCCATTGCTGAGGCTCCAGGCAAGCTGAAGAACAGAGAGGACAAAAAACTGGTGGGCACAGACAAAGAAAAG tcATTATTCCAGCCCCAAATAAGCTTCTACGCTAACTTGGCCAAGGAGTGTGTAACGCAGGGCTGCTGTGTGGATCTCTTCCTGTTTCCTAATCAGTACGTGGATGTAGCCACTTTAGGGGTAGTCCCCACATCAACAGGGGGTTCTGTCTACAAATACACATATTTCCAG GCTCAGTCTGATCAGGAGCGGTTCCTGAATGATCTTAGGAAAGATGTGCAGAAGCCAATGGGCTTTGATGCAGTGATGAGAGTCCGAACCAGCACTG GTATCCGGGCCACAGACTTTTTCGGTTCCTTCTACATGAGTAACACCACAGATGTGGAGCTGGCAGGCTTGGACTGTGACAAGACTGTCACAGTGGAGTTCAGACATGACGACAAGCTCAGTGAGGAGACCGGCGCGCTCATGCAG TGTGCTGTACTTTACACCAGCTGTACTGGTCAGAGACGGCTACGTATCCACAACATGGCAGTGAACTGCTGTGCCCAGCTAGCTGACCTATACCGGAACTGTGAGACAGATACCATCATAAACTACTTTGCCAAGTATG CATATCGCAGTATTCTCAACAACCCTACCAAGAATGTGCGGGACAGCTTGGTCAACCAGTGCGCCCAAATCCTGGCATGCTACCGCAAAAACTGTGCCAGCCCATCCTCTGCTGGTCAG CTGATCCTCCCAGAGTGTATGAAGCTGCTGCCTGTTTATCTAAACTGTGTTCTGAAAAGCGATGTTCTGCACCCTGGAGCCGATGTCTCCCTGGACGACCGCGCCTACCTGAGACAGCTGGTCAGCGCCATGGATGTGACAGAGAGCCATGTGTTCTTTTACCCACGACTGCTACCAGTG CACAAGCTGGATGTGGAAAGCGATGCTCTTCCTGTAGCCATTAGAGACTCTGAGGAAAGGCTGTCCAAAGGGGGAGTATACCTGCTGGAGACTGGCTTGAACCTGTTCCTCTGGGTGGGGGCTAATGCACAGCAAGAGCTCCTACAGAACATTTTCGGCACTCCTGCATTCAGCCAGATAGACCCCAGCATG ACCTCTTTGCCGGTTTTGGAGAATCCGTACTCGAAGAGGCTGAGGGAGATTATTGAGTCTTTCCGTATGCAGCGCTCTCGCTACATGAAG ctGATGGTGGTGAAGCAAGAAGACAAACTGGAGCTGATCTTTAAGCACTTCCTTGTGGAGGACAAAAACAACAGTGGCGGAGCATCATATGTGGACTTCTTGTGTCACATGCACAAGGAGATTCGTCAGCTCTTGAGCTAG
- the sec24c gene encoding protein transport protein Sec24C isoform X1 — translation MNVNQQPHMASPYGQPQPGYQGYPQSGYGGQQVPGGYPAQFAPYNGPASAYQPGPPQGYSPYASFPSKALAANLVSDLSSSSPLDLGVRGPPTSGAPPVSAAQAYSQFGQGEVQNGPPAMGPPPQRSPVSQPYSQGAMNLTGPQPQYNQQFGAPPTSMQQMTTQMAGMQVGSTVPSPAGPGYAPPTISQAPVSAAYTPSDPSSYAPTPTVPSQPPPAERVPQSTPSQPYYGAPAQQPFPTAAPPFSAPGPAQAPAPPLASQQSFPQGPPPSQPPFSSAPPQAPPTASYGGPLPPVQAPHPRAPPPTSQPSAFPGGPPPTSTPSQYPGPPMPQQSPVSQPSPFHSGPPPLPTTAGGFPPQGGAPPRPLHPGMQGPPLASQGPLMSQANHVAPPQPGMLPGQPTAGMAGPPPPQQPGMQGYPPQQNGAFGQVRGPQPGYAGQYPGQQNYGAAPPAQAPAPSAPKRLDPDSIPSPQASDIPPVQKTRHRIDPDAIPSPIQVIEDDKANKGSEPFVTGVRGQAPPLVTTNFQVKDQGNASPRFIRCTSYNMPCTSDMAKQSQVPLAAVIKPLATLPPDEIPPYIVDHGEGGPIRCNRCKAYMCPYMQFIEGGRRFQCGFCSCVTEVPPHYFQHLDHTGKRVDCCDRPELSMGSYEFMATVDYCKNNKIPQPPAFIFLIDVSYNAVKNGMVRMVCQELKTLLDYLPRENPDVQSNIRVGFVTYNKVLHFYNVKASLAQPQMMVVSDVADMFVPLLDGFLVNVSESRVVIESLLDQIPDMFADTRETETVFGPVIQAGLEALKAADCAGKLFVFHSSLPIAEAPGKLKNREDKKLVGTDKEKSLFQPQISFYANLAKECVTQGCCVDLFLFPNQYVDVATLGVVPTSTGGSVYKYTYFQAQSDQERFLNDLRKDVQKPMGFDAVMRVRTSTGIRATDFFGSFYMSNTTDVELAGLDCDKTVTVEFRHDDKLSEETGALMQCAVLYTSCTGQRRLRIHNMAVNCCAQLADLYRNCETDTIINYFAKYAYRSILNNPTKNVRDSLVNQCAQILACYRKNCASPSSAGQLILPECMKLLPVYLNCVLKSDVLHPGADVSLDDRAYLRQLVSAMDVTESHVFFYPRLLPVHKLDVESDALPVAIRDSEERLSKGGVYLLETGLNLFLWVGANAQQELLQNIFGTPAFSQIDPSMTSLPVLENPYSKRLREIIESFRMQRSRYMKLMVVKQEDKLELIFKHFLVEDKNNSGGASYVDFLCHMHKEIRQLLS, via the exons ATGAATGTTAACCAGCAACCTCACATGGCCTCTCCTTATGGGCAGCCGCAGCCTGGCTACCAAGGCTACCCTCAGTCTGGTTATGGGGGCCAGCAAGTGCCAGGTGGTTATCCAGCCCAATTTGCGCCATACAATGGCCCAGCTTCTGCCTACCAACCAGGCCCACCTCAAG GATATTCTCCTTATGCAAGCTTTCCCTCTAAGGCTCTTGCAGCAAACTTAGTCTCTGACctgtcctcttcctctcctcttgaCTTAG GTGTTAGAGGACCCCCCACCTCTGGAGCACCCCCAGTGTCTGCTGCTCAGGCATATTCACAGTTTGGCCAGGGTGAAGTACAGAATGGACCGCCAGCAATGGGTCCCCCGCCACAGAG GTCGCCAGTGTCTCAGCCATACAGTCAAGGAGCGATGAACCTCACTGGTCCTCAGCCTCAATATAACCAGCAGTTTGGTGCACCACCAACCAGTATGCAGCAGATGACCACTCAAATGGCAGGCATGCAGGTTGGATCCACCGTACCTTCTCCTGCAGGCCCAGGCTATG cTCCTCCCACAATCTCCCAGGCTCCTGTTTCTGCTGCTTACACACCTTCAGACCCTTCTTCTTATGCCCCCACACCTACTGTCCCCTCTCAGCCCCCACCAGCTGAGAGAGTGCCTCAGAGTACACCTTCTCAGCCCTACTATGGAGCACCTGCTCAGCAGCCTTTCCCAACTGCAGCCCCACCTTTCTCCGCTCCTGGTCCTGCCCAGGCCCCTGCTCCACCTCTTGCCTCACAACAATCTTTCCCTCAAGGCCCTCCTCCCTCTCAACCACCGTTTTCTTCAGCACCACCCCAAGCTCCTCCGACTGCGTCGTATGGTGGTCCGCTTCCCCCTGTGCAGGCGCCTCACCCTAGGGCACCACCTCCTACTTCACAGCCTTCTGCATTCCCTGGAGGACCCCCACCCACCTCGACTCCGTCTCAATATCCAGGACCACCCATGCCACAACAGTCTCCTGTGTCCCAGCCCTCACCTTTCCACTCAGGACCTCCTCCTCTACCCACCACTGCTGGTGGGTTTCCTCCCCAAGGAGGTGCTCCTCCCAGGCCCCTGCACCCAGGGATGCAGGGTCCCCCTCTGGCCTCTCAGGGACCTCTGATGTCCCAAGCAAACCATGTAGCTCCCCCACAGCCTGGTATGCTGCCTGGGCAACCCACAGCTGGTATGGCcggaccaccaccaccacaacagCCAGGAATGCAGGGCTATCCACCACAGCAGAATG GGGCTTTTGGGCAGGTGAGAGGTCCACAACCTGGCTATGCCGGACAGTATCCTGGACAGCAGAATTATGGGGCTGCACCTCCTGCACAGGCTCCTGCACCCTCTGCACCAAAGAGACTTGACCCAGACTCCATCCCCAGCCCG CAAGCCTCTGACATACCGCCTGTGCAGAAAACACGACATAGAATAGACCCAGACGCTATTCCCAGCCCA ATTCAGGTGATTGAGGATGACAAAGCAAACAAAGGTAGTGAGCCTTTTGTCACAGGGGTCAGAGGTCAAGCCCCTCCTCTTGTCACTACTAACTTTCAAGTTAAAGATCAAG GAAATGCAAGTCCACGGTTCATCCGATGCACATCCTATAACATGCCCTGCACCTCAGACATGGCCAAACAGTCCCAGGTGCCCTTGGCTGCAGTAATCAAGCCCCTGGCTACTCTGCCTCCAGATGAA ATTCCCCCATATATAGTGGACCATGGAGAAGGTGGTCCTATTCGCTGTAACCGCTGTAAGGCCTACATGTGTCCCTACATGCAGTTCATTGAGGGCGGCCGACGCTTCCAGTGTGGTTTCTGCAGCTGCGTCACAGAGG TGCCTCCCCATTACTTCCAGCATCTGGACCACACAGGGAAGCGTGTAGACTGCTGTGACCGACCAGAACTCTCTATGGGCAGCTATGAGTTTATGGCCACAGTGGATTACTGTAAG AACAACAAGATTCCCCAGCCCCCTGCTTTTATCTTCTTGATCGATGTGTCATATAATGCTGTGAAAAACGGCATGGTGAGAATGGTATGCCAGGAGCTCAAGACCCTGTTGGACTATTTGCCCAG AGAAAACCCTGATGTGCAATCCAATATACGAGTGGGCTTTGTAACCTACAACAAAGTACTGCATTTCTATAACGTGAAAGCATCTCTGGCCCAGCCTCAGATGATGGTGGTCTCGGATGTAGCGGACATGTTCGTACCCCTCTTGGATGGATTTCTTGTTAATGTGTCCGAGTCTAGGGTTGTGATCGAGAG TTTGCTGGATCAAATACCCGACATGTTTGCAGACACTCGGGAGACAGAGACCGTGTTTGGCCCTGTTATCCAAGCAGGGCTTGAAGCACTTAAG GCTGCTGACTGTGCTGGAAAGCTCTTTGTCTTCCACTCCTCTCTGCCCATTGCTGAGGCTCCAGGCAAGCTGAAGAACAGAGAGGACAAAAAACTGGTGGGCACAGACAAAGAAAAG tcATTATTCCAGCCCCAAATAAGCTTCTACGCTAACTTGGCCAAGGAGTGTGTAACGCAGGGCTGCTGTGTGGATCTCTTCCTGTTTCCTAATCAGTACGTGGATGTAGCCACTTTAGGGGTAGTCCCCACATCAACAGGGGGTTCTGTCTACAAATACACATATTTCCAG GCTCAGTCTGATCAGGAGCGGTTCCTGAATGATCTTAGGAAAGATGTGCAGAAGCCAATGGGCTTTGATGCAGTGATGAGAGTCCGAACCAGCACTG GTATCCGGGCCACAGACTTTTTCGGTTCCTTCTACATGAGTAACACCACAGATGTGGAGCTGGCAGGCTTGGACTGTGACAAGACTGTCACAGTGGAGTTCAGACATGACGACAAGCTCAGTGAGGAGACCGGCGCGCTCATGCAG TGTGCTGTACTTTACACCAGCTGTACTGGTCAGAGACGGCTACGTATCCACAACATGGCAGTGAACTGCTGTGCCCAGCTAGCTGACCTATACCGGAACTGTGAGACAGATACCATCATAAACTACTTTGCCAAGTATG CATATCGCAGTATTCTCAACAACCCTACCAAGAATGTGCGGGACAGCTTGGTCAACCAGTGCGCCCAAATCCTGGCATGCTACCGCAAAAACTGTGCCAGCCCATCCTCTGCTGGTCAG CTGATCCTCCCAGAGTGTATGAAGCTGCTGCCTGTTTATCTAAACTGTGTTCTGAAAAGCGATGTTCTGCACCCTGGAGCCGATGTCTCCCTGGACGACCGCGCCTACCTGAGACAGCTGGTCAGCGCCATGGATGTGACAGAGAGCCATGTGTTCTTTTACCCACGACTGCTACCAGTG CACAAGCTGGATGTGGAAAGCGATGCTCTTCCTGTAGCCATTAGAGACTCTGAGGAAAGGCTGTCCAAAGGGGGAGTATACCTGCTGGAGACTGGCTTGAACCTGTTCCTCTGGGTGGGGGCTAATGCACAGCAAGAGCTCCTACAGAACATTTTCGGCACTCCTGCATTCAGCCAGATAGACCCCAGCATG ACCTCTTTGCCGGTTTTGGAGAATCCGTACTCGAAGAGGCTGAGGGAGATTATTGAGTCTTTCCGTATGCAGCGCTCTCGCTACATGAAG ctGATGGTGGTGAAGCAAGAAGACAAACTGGAGCTGATCTTTAAGCACTTCCTTGTGGAGGACAAAAACAACAGTGGCGGAGCATCATATGTGGACTTCTTGTGTCACATGCACAAGGAGATTCGTCAGCTCTTGAGCTAG